Proteins encoded by one window of Mercenaria mercenaria strain notata chromosome 4, MADL_Memer_1, whole genome shotgun sequence:
- the LOC123559078 gene encoding uncharacterized protein LOC123559078: protein MKYREILLCLEKINGFKVSLRSLKRILSRMKLFRRINKSDELSVALYVMENVMTSSKQLGYKMMHQKLLQEGYVVTQETVRLMMHICDKEGIEQRRRTRLQRRMYLNLGPNYLWHIDGYDKLKPYGLCINGAIDGFSRFIIWLEVHKTNSDPKIIAGYFMNAMKHLQGCPTRARSDYGTENVYIRQMVIFLRGQRDEQLTNSCFLQGSSNHNQRIECWWGILRNENVQCWIDFFTMLKSTGDFNGSFLDKAVLQFCFMDLIQEELNSIVKLWNNHRIRPSSNPNQPYGRPFLMYHCPGMFGCQDYLCRTSEAQVNLCLEENIQKGNVTCDETVFELCTIIMSDHNLMPAKTADDAALLYQFLRREILNELHQD from the exons ATGAAATACCGTGAAATATTActttgtcttgaaaaaataaatgggtTTAAAGTTTCTTTACGAAGCCTTAAACGGATATTGTCACGTATGAAGTTATTTAGACGCATAAATAAAAGTGATGAACTTAGTGTTGCTCTCTATGTCATGGAAAATGTAATGACATCCAGCAAACAACTTGGATACAAGATGATGCATCAGAAACTCCTTCAAGAGGGATATGTTGTTACACAGGAAACAGTTCGCCTGATGATGCATATTTGTGACAAAGAAGGTATTGAACAGAGAAGGAGAACTCGTCTTCAACGTCGGATGTACCTGAATCTTGGACCTAATTATTTATGGCATATCGACGGGTATGATAAATTGAAACCGTATGGGCTGTGTATCAACGGAGCTATCGATGGATTTTCTCGTTTCATAATATGGCTTGAGGTGCACAAAACAAACAGCGATCCTAAGATAATTGCTGGTTATTTTATGAATGCTATGAAACATTTGCAAGGCTGTCCAACGCGTGCTAGGTCAGATTATGGCACCGAGAATGTTTACATTCGACAGATGGTCATTTTTCTTAGGGGTCAGAGAGACGAACAGTTAACAAACAGCTGTTTTTTACAAGGATCAAGTAACCATAATCAAAGAATTGAGTGTTGGTGGGGTATACTTCGAAATGAAAATGTTCAGTGCTGGATAGATTTTTTCACAATGCTGAAAAGTACTGGTGATTTCAACGGAAGCTTCCTTGATAAGGCTGTTCTGCAGTTTTGTTTCATGGACTTAATTCAG gaagaaCTTAACTCTATAGTTAAACTGTGGAATAACCATCGTATAAGACCATCAAGCAATCCAAACCAGCCATACGGAAGACCATTTTTGATGTATCATTGTCCTGGTATGTTCGGCTGTCAGGATTACCTTTGTCGTACATCTGAAGCACAGGTGAACTTGTGTCTtgaggaaaatattcaaaagggaaatgTTACATGTGACGAAACGGTGTTTGAACTGTGTACCATCATCATGTCGGACCATAATCTGATGCCTGCCAAAACAGCAGACGATGCTGCACTGCTTTACCAATTTCTCCGACGGGAAATATTAAACGAACTTCACCAGGACTAA